One Acidiferrobacter thiooxydans DNA window includes the following coding sequences:
- a CDS encoding YfhL family 4Fe-4S dicluster ferredoxin: MALMITDDCINCDVCEPECPNGAISPGEEIYRIDPNSCTECVGHYDTPQCVEVCPVDCIPKNPDRVESKESLYEKYLALTRKTG; the protein is encoded by the coding sequence ATGGCCTTAATGATTACCGACGACTGCATCAACTGCGACGTCTGCGAGCCGGAGTGCCCAAACGGGGCCATTTCCCCAGGCGAAGAGATATACCGCATTGATCCGAATTCCTGCACCGAATGCGTGGGCCACTACGATACCCCCCAGTGCGTCGAGGTCTGTCCCGTCGACTGCATCCCCAAGAACCCAGACCGCGTGGAGAGCAAAGAATCCCTGTACGAGAAGTATCTGGCGCTGACCCGCAAGACCGGCTAG
- the rsmD gene encoding 16S rRNA (guanine(966)-N(2))-methyltransferase RsmD: MGRPKGPRVRLIAGRWRGRLLTFPAEPGLRPTPDRVRETLFNWLNPWLAGARCLDLFAGSGALGFEALSRGAAAATLVDSNPLAIAALRENRERLGAEAIITASDGLDYLAGLGPAAFDLVFLDPPYASGLLTRALTVILARRILTAAGLVYIESAAADGFELPAGLRWHRRGRAGLAAFGLAALTS, translated from the coding sequence ATGGGCCGGCCTAAAGGCCCACGCGTACGCCTCATCGCCGGACGCTGGCGGGGGCGCCTGCTGACCTTCCCAGCCGAGCCGGGCCTGCGGCCGACCCCCGACCGCGTGCGCGAGACTCTCTTCAATTGGCTGAATCCGTGGCTTGCCGGGGCACGGTGCCTGGACCTGTTCGCAGGCTCCGGGGCCCTGGGCTTCGAGGCGCTGTCACGGGGCGCGGCGGCCGCGACCCTGGTGGACAGCAACCCCCTGGCAATCGCGGCATTGCGGGAAAATCGCGAACGGCTCGGCGCCGAAGCGATCATAACGGCCTCCGACGGCCTCGACTACCTCGCCGGCCTGGGACCGGCGGCCTTCGATCTCGTTTTTCTCGACCCGCCCTACGCGAGCGGCCTCCTCACCCGTGCCTTGACCGTGATCCTGGCACGGCGCATCCTGACGGCAGCGGGGCTTGTCTATATCGAAAGCGCGGCGGCCGATGGTTTCGAGTTGCCGGCGGGCCTGCGGTGGCATAGGCGCGGGCGCGCGGGTCTCGCCGCCTTCGGTCTTGCCGCACTTACGTCCTGA
- a CDS encoding GldG family protein, protein MNWDRAVTAGGRGLFVVLWLVVAALALYAAARFHYVADWTANGRNSLSRPSVHIVRSLHAPVEITAFARGARIRQGLDALIAKYRRVDSDIHLKFVNPDKHPALVRHLDIGFNGELEIRYQGRQALVSSPSESGITNALARLERTGIRRLTFLTGNGERRVQDQSGLGLSSWARELRARGFTVTSANISKGALSPQTQGVVVIADPRVRFLAGEVTTLQDFVKAGGNLLIMLEPGHAEGLSPLLVKMGMRVRKGYAVDPASSLLTGASPDFIAIRHYPNLGPVRGMHLVTVFPTAAALALKPTHGLKPIPILATGTDAWTQEARLAGLVSPPPGITPSALTIGAALERPYKNGKQRLVVLGDSDFAANSYIGEGGNLALAMNLANWLAHDDAFINLPNRASPDLTLTLTSAEEDVIAFGFLLVLPLLLLGAGVAVWWRRRRL, encoded by the coding sequence ATGAACTGGGATCGGGCGGTAACCGCCGGCGGGCGCGGACTCTTTGTGGTGCTGTGGCTCGTAGTAGCGGCGCTCGCGCTGTACGCGGCGGCCCGCTTCCACTACGTGGCGGACTGGACGGCCAACGGGCGCAACAGCTTGAGTCGGCCGAGCGTGCATATCGTACGTTCCCTGCATGCCCCGGTGGAGATCACAGCCTTTGCCCGTGGCGCGCGGATACGCCAAGGGCTTGACGCACTCATCGCCAAATACCGGCGAGTGGATTCAGACATCCATCTGAAATTCGTAAACCCCGACAAGCACCCGGCCCTGGTGCGCCACCTCGACATCGGCTTCAACGGGGAACTCGAGATCCGCTACCAGGGGCGGCAGGCCCTGGTGTCCAGCCCCTCGGAGAGTGGTATCACGAATGCCCTCGCGCGGCTTGAACGGACCGGTATCCGTCGACTCACCTTCCTCACGGGAAACGGGGAGCGCAGGGTACAGGACCAATCCGGCCTCGGCCTGTCGTCATGGGCAAGGGAGCTGCGCGCGCGCGGCTTTACCGTCACATCCGCCAACATCAGCAAGGGCGCGCTTTCACCGCAGACCCAAGGCGTCGTGGTCATCGCCGACCCGCGCGTACGCTTTCTGGCAGGCGAGGTCACCACGCTCCAGGACTTCGTCAAGGCCGGTGGCAACCTCCTCATCATGCTCGAACCGGGTCATGCCGAAGGCCTCTCCCCGCTCCTTGTAAAGATGGGCATGCGCGTGCGCAAGGGCTATGCGGTTGATCCGGCCTCGAGCCTGCTCACTGGCGCAAGCCCGGACTTCATCGCCATCCGCCACTATCCGAATCTCGGGCCGGTGCGCGGCATGCATCTCGTGACGGTGTTCCCAACCGCCGCGGCGCTCGCCCTGAAGCCCACCCATGGCCTGAAACCCATCCCTATCCTTGCGACCGGCACCGACGCCTGGACCCAGGAGGCACGACTCGCGGGCCTGGTGTCGCCGCCGCCCGGCATCACACCCTCGGCGCTCACCATCGGCGCGGCCCTCGAGCGCCCCTATAAAAACGGGAAGCAGCGCCTCGTGGTCCTGGGCGACAGCGATTTCGCCGCCAACAGCTACATCGGCGAGGGCGGCAACCTGGCGCTGGCGATGAATCTCGCCAATTGGCTTGCGCACGACGACGCGTTCATCAATCTCCCAAACCGCGCCTCCCCGGACCTCACGCTCACCCTCACAAGCGCCGAGGAGGATGTCATCGCCTTTGGGTTCCTGCTGGTGCTGCCGCTGCTCTTGCTGGGGGCCGGCGTTGCGGTCTGGTGGCGGAGACGGCGGCTATGA
- the mutM gene encoding bifunctional DNA-formamidopyrimidine glycosylase/DNA-(apurinic or apyrimidinic site) lyase, with product MPELPEVETTRRGLIPWMRGARIADLVVRDRRLRWPIAPDLGARLRGRTIKDIGRRGKYLLVWLDRGALILHLGMSGSLRVVGDTPAGPHDPFDLVLAGDPRMRVRLRDPRRFGALLHSDDPLSHPLIATLGPEPLEAGFDGRYLHERARGRTVAIRDLLLNGHVVAGIGNIYANEALFEAGIHPRRPAGRISAGRYDALAGAIIAVLSQALSAGGTTLKDFAASDGQPGYFQQQLRVYGRAGAPCPRCAAPIARLTAGARSSYYCPRCQH from the coding sequence GTGCCCGAACTTCCTGAGGTCGAGACCACCCGCCGGGGGCTCATCCCGTGGATGCGCGGGGCGCGGATCGCCGATCTCGTGGTGCGCGATCGCCGCCTGCGCTGGCCGATCGCGCCCGATCTCGGCGCGCGCCTGCGCGGTCGCACGATCAAGGACATCGGCCGGCGCGGCAAATACCTGCTGGTGTGGCTCGACCGCGGGGCGCTGATCCTGCATCTGGGTATGTCCGGGAGCCTGCGCGTGGTGGGTGACACACCCGCCGGACCGCACGACCCCTTCGATCTCGTATTGGCCGGCGACCCACGGATGCGTGTCCGTCTGCGCGACCCACGCCGTTTCGGGGCCTTGCTCCATAGCGACGACCCGCTCTCCCACCCGCTCATCGCCACGCTCGGCCCGGAACCCCTCGAGGCAGGCTTCGACGGCCGCTACCTGCACGAGCGGGCCCGCGGACGGACCGTCGCCATCCGCGACCTGCTCCTAAACGGCCATGTCGTCGCCGGTATCGGCAATATCTATGCCAATGAGGCCCTGTTCGAGGCCGGCATCCACCCACGCCGGCCGGCAGGACGCATCAGCGCGGGGCGCTATGACGCGCTCGCCGGCGCCATAATCGCGGTCCTGTCGCAGGCGCTGTCGGCAGGGGGTACGACCTTGAAGGATTTCGCCGCAAGCGACGGGCAACCGGGGTATTTTCAGCAGCAGCTGCGCGTCTATGGGCGCGCCGGAGCGCCCTGCCCGCGTTGCGCGGCGCCGATCGCACGGCTGACGGCAGGCGCGCGCAGCAGCTATTATTGCCCAAGGTGTCAACACTAG
- a CDS encoding ABC transporter ATP-binding protein, whose protein sequence is MSNPEVLVETDAVTRFYGRHAAVSDMSFVIRRGEVLGFLGPNGAGKTTTMQMLSGNLAPSSGRVLIAGHDMHEAPEKAKAHLGYLPEYPPLYREFTVDEYLDYAAALRRIPRKARRAARERAKARCGLGDVGGRLSANLSKGFQQRVGLAQAIIHDPDVVILDEPTVGLDPIQIREVRALIRELGREHAVILSTHILPEVQASCDRVQIIHKGRLVLSENIDTLMARMESQALIAAFRRTPNLDAIGKLTGVRSVTVDDDGRVRILHEPGADPTDAIVRLAIEQDWGLREINPEHSTLESIFVELTGESPEAA, encoded by the coding sequence ATGAGCAATCCCGAGGTCCTCGTCGAGACCGACGCGGTCACGCGCTTCTACGGACGCCACGCGGCCGTGTCGGACATGAGCTTTGTGATACGTCGCGGCGAGGTGCTGGGCTTTCTCGGCCCCAACGGCGCGGGCAAAACCACCACCATGCAGATGCTAAGCGGCAACCTCGCGCCGTCGTCGGGCCGCGTCCTGATTGCCGGACATGATATGCATGAGGCCCCTGAAAAGGCCAAGGCACACCTCGGCTACCTGCCGGAATACCCGCCCTTGTACCGGGAGTTCACGGTCGACGAATATCTCGACTACGCGGCCGCGCTGCGGCGCATTCCGCGCAAGGCGCGGCGCGCGGCGCGCGAGCGCGCCAAGGCGCGCTGCGGGCTCGGCGACGTCGGCGGGCGGCTTAGCGCCAACCTGTCGAAGGGCTTCCAGCAACGCGTGGGGCTCGCGCAGGCGATCATCCACGATCCGGACGTGGTCATACTAGACGAGCCGACCGTGGGTCTCGACCCCATCCAGATCCGCGAGGTCCGCGCCCTCATTCGCGAACTCGGCCGCGAGCACGCCGTGATCCTGTCGACACACATCCTGCCGGAGGTGCAGGCGAGCTGCGACCGCGTTCAGATCATCCACAAGGGCCGACTGGTGCTAAGCGAGAACATCGATACGCTCATGGCGCGCATGGAGTCGCAGGCGCTCATCGCCGCATTTCGCAGGACCCCGAACCTGGATGCCATCGGCAAACTCACGGGGGTACGTTCGGTGACGGTGGACGATGATGGCCGCGTGCGCATCCTCCACGAGCCGGGCGCCGATCCGACCGACGCGATCGTGCGGCTCGCCATAGAGCAAGACTGGGGATTGCGCGAGATCAACCCCGAGCATTCCACGCTCGAATCGATATTTGTGGAATTGACAGGCGAATCGCCGGAGGCGGCATGA
- a CDS encoding CDP-6-deoxy-delta-3,4-glucoseen reductase produces the protein MSVKVRIEPSGHEFDTAPGETLLEAAVREGFHLPYSCRNGACGTCKGRILSGTVTHQPYEAKALSEAERAAGLSLFCRALPEGPVVIEAREIGVAKDIVIKVLPCRVARMEKLAPDVMRLFLKLPQNERLQYLAGQYIDILLKDGRRRGFSIANSPAADEFLELHIRHVPGGLFSGHVFNTMQERALLRFEGPLGTFFLRKESDKPVILMAAGTGFAPIKAIVEQSLIEGSKRPLSLYWGARTRADLYLHDLALGWAAEHAHIRYTPVLSRPGSEDAWEGRTGYVQEAVAADWPDLSGFEVYGSGPPRMIEAAKGVLASRGLPADAFFYDAFEYARDPVPSP, from the coding sequence ATGTCCGTGAAAGTCCGAATCGAGCCAAGCGGCCACGAGTTCGACACCGCCCCCGGAGAGACGCTGCTCGAGGCGGCCGTGCGCGAAGGCTTCCATCTGCCCTACAGCTGTCGCAACGGCGCATGCGGGACCTGCAAGGGACGCATCCTGTCGGGCACCGTCACCCATCAGCCCTACGAGGCCAAGGCCTTGAGCGAGGCCGAGCGGGCCGCCGGACTGTCGCTCTTTTGTCGCGCACTGCCCGAAGGCCCCGTCGTGATCGAGGCGCGCGAGATCGGGGTCGCGAAGGACATCGTCATAAAGGTCCTACCCTGCCGTGTGGCGCGCATGGAGAAGCTCGCTCCGGATGTCATGCGGCTTTTCCTGAAGCTCCCGCAAAACGAGCGGCTCCAGTATCTGGCCGGCCAATACATCGATATCCTTTTGAAGGACGGACGCCGTCGCGGCTTCTCGATCGCCAACAGCCCGGCGGCCGACGAATTCCTGGAGCTGCACATCCGCCATGTCCCGGGCGGACTATTTTCAGGGCACGTCTTCAACACCATGCAGGAGCGCGCGCTATTGCGCTTCGAGGGACCGCTCGGCACCTTCTTCCTGCGCAAGGAGTCCGACAAGCCCGTAATCCTCATGGCGGCCGGCACCGGCTTCGCGCCGATCAAGGCGATCGTCGAGCAGAGTCTCATCGAGGGAAGTAAGCGGCCGTTGTCCCTCTACTGGGGCGCGCGCACGCGCGCCGACCTCTATCTCCATGATCTCGCGCTCGGATGGGCAGCCGAACATGCGCATATCCGCTATACCCCGGTGTTGTCGCGACCCGGCTCCGAGGATGCCTGGGAGGGGCGGACGGGCTATGTCCAGGAAGCGGTCGCCGCCGACTGGCCGGACCTCTCGGGTTTCGAGGTGTACGGCAGCGGGCCGCCGCGCATGATCGAGGCGGCCAAGGGGGTGTTGGCGTCGCGGGGTCTGCCGGCAGACGCCTTCTTCTATGATGCCTTCGAGTACGCCCGGGACCCCGTGCCGTCGCCATGA
- a CDS encoding chloride channel protein, translating into MHRPWRPIRRFRGLVRGRHWAPRIVFWGSAVLVGLSAVALTKLGNLANTSFLALYQHWPWAAFLVSPAGLVLSLWLTRRFFPGAQGSGIPQVIAALSQRTGESPSRLLSVRIAIGKILLTTLGLFAGASIGREGPTVHVGASFTAAAGRLAGIKRPGLERALILAGGAAGIAAAFNTPIAGIMFAIEELARGFEEHASGTIIITILIAGLTAVAIEGNYTYFGVTQATLAPGQWLLVPACGITGGLAGGLFSRLVLDLSLRLRETFARYPYRLALIAGLVIAILGAISHGSSFGTGYPQARALVMGGARLPWSFPLTKWLASLASYLSGIPGGLFAPALATGAGFGADIGRLFPAAASQAAVILGMVSYLSGTVQTPITAFVIVMEMTANNTMLFPLMAAAFIATLTSRLLCREPIYQGLAGRFVARTETRTVAAKDYDGPA; encoded by the coding sequence GTGCATCGCCCCTGGCGTCCGATCCGCCGGTTCCGCGGGCTCGTGCGTGGGCGCCATTGGGCCCCGCGCATCGTCTTCTGGGGAAGCGCCGTGCTCGTCGGGCTCTCGGCCGTGGCCCTGACGAAGCTTGGCAATCTCGCGAACACGAGCTTCCTGGCCCTCTACCAGCACTGGCCATGGGCGGCGTTCCTGGTAAGCCCGGCCGGGCTTGTCCTGTCCTTGTGGCTCACCCGCCGGTTCTTTCCCGGGGCCCAGGGGAGCGGCATACCGCAGGTCATCGCGGCGCTGTCGCAGCGTACCGGGGAATCACCCTCGCGATTGCTGTCGGTGCGTATCGCGATCGGCAAGATCCTGCTCACGACCCTCGGGCTGTTCGCCGGCGCCTCGATCGGACGCGAGGGCCCGACCGTCCATGTCGGCGCCTCGTTTACCGCCGCCGCCGGTCGGCTGGCCGGCATTAAGCGCCCCGGGCTCGAACGCGCGCTGATACTGGCAGGCGGCGCCGCCGGTATTGCCGCGGCCTTCAACACCCCTATAGCCGGCATCATGTTCGCGATCGAGGAGCTCGCGCGCGGCTTCGAAGAACACGCCAGCGGCACGATCATCATCACCATCCTCATCGCCGGGCTTACGGCGGTCGCCATCGAGGGGAACTACACCTATTTTGGTGTGACGCAGGCAACGCTCGCGCCGGGCCAATGGCTGCTGGTGCCGGCGTGCGGTATCACGGGCGGCCTTGCCGGCGGCCTCTTCAGCCGCCTGGTGCTCGACCTTAGTCTGCGTCTGCGCGAGACCTTCGCGCGCTACCCCTACCGCCTGGCGCTGATCGCAGGTCTCGTGATTGCGATCCTCGGGGCCATCTCGCATGGCAGCTCCTTCGGCACAGGCTACCCGCAGGCCCGCGCCCTGGTCATGGGCGGCGCGCGCCTGCCATGGTCTTTCCCGCTGACCAAGTGGCTTGCAAGTCTCGCCTCTTACCTGAGCGGCATCCCCGGGGGACTGTTTGCCCCGGCGCTCGCCACCGGGGCCGGATTCGGGGCCGATATCGGCCGGCTGTTCCCGGCCGCGGCGTCGCAGGCGGCCGTCATCCTTGGCATGGTGAGCTATCTGAGCGGCACGGTGCAGACCCCCATCACCGCATTCGTGATCGTGATGGAAATGACCGCCAACAACACCATGCTGTTTCCGCTCATGGCCGCCGCCTTCATCGCCACCCTGACCTCGCGGCTGCTGTGCCGGGAACCGATCTATCAGGGGCTCGCCGGGCGGTTCGTGGCACGTACCGAGACCCGCACGGTAGCGGCAAAGGATTACGATGGGCCGGCCTAA
- a CDS encoding ABC transporter permease, protein MIRTIAWREWRALFLSPLAFVILGVTQIILARLFLGHVNLFLMIEGRLTTLPNAPGLTTLVATPLLGNAGVLLLLITPLATMRLIAEERHNRTLTLLYSSPASLTEIVLGKYFGILGFYAVIILMSLAMPLSLLIGGGLDWGALACGLLGLVLFASSLAAIGLFMSTLTRHPAVAAMGTFGAVFFLWIIDYAGHGRGAGGALVGYLSIVNHYEPFLRGLFDTSNVAYYLVLTATFLVFSVRRLETDRLGTR, encoded by the coding sequence ATGATACGCACCATCGCCTGGCGCGAGTGGCGCGCGCTGTTTCTGTCGCCGCTTGCCTTCGTCATCCTCGGAGTCACGCAGATCATACTGGCGCGATTGTTCCTGGGACATGTGAACTTGTTTCTCATGATAGAGGGACGTCTCACCACACTGCCGAACGCGCCCGGCCTCACGACGCTTGTCGCGACCCCCTTGCTCGGCAACGCCGGCGTCCTGCTTTTGCTCATCACACCGCTTGCCACCATGCGGCTTATCGCCGAAGAGCGTCACAACCGGACCTTGACTCTTTTGTATTCTTCGCCCGCGTCCCTTACCGAGATCGTGCTCGGCAAATACTTCGGCATCTTGGGCTTCTACGCGGTCATCATCCTCATGAGCCTTGCCATGCCGCTGTCTCTGCTTATAGGCGGGGGGCTCGATTGGGGAGCATTGGCCTGCGGTCTGCTGGGGCTCGTGTTGTTCGCATCGAGTCTCGCCGCCATCGGGCTTTTCATGTCGACCTTGACCCGCCATCCGGCGGTCGCGGCCATGGGCACCTTTGGGGCCGTGTTCTTTCTATGGATCATCGACTACGCCGGACATGGACGCGGCGCAGGCGGCGCGCTCGTGGGCTACCTCTCGATCGTGAACCATTACGAGCCCTTTTTGCGTGGACTCTTCGACACCTCGAATGTCGCCTACTATCTGGTGCTTACCGCGACCTTCCTCGTCTTTAGCGTGCGCCGGCTCGAAACCGACCGCCTGGGGACGCGATGA
- the ftsY gene encoding signal recognition particle-docking protein FtsY: MALFRKTTGDKSEKPGVFARLGERLAATRRALSGNVSSLLGRKRTLDAALLEDLETALITADLGVDTASAVMADITRRVSRKELGDTEAVYAALRTILYEIVAPCEQPWPITHQPEIVLMIGVNGAGKTTTIGKLAVRLRAEGRSVLLAAGDTFRAAAIEQLGEWARRAEVAMISQPRGADAAAVAHDALQAARARAVDVLLIDSAGRLHTQTGLMDELAKIKRTLARLDARAPHQVLLILDGGIGQNALAQVEQFHKAVGVTGLCITKLDGTAKGGVVFALAKRFALPIYFVGVGESADDLRPFDARSFVDAVLPAELVDDRA, from the coding sequence ATGGCGCTCTTTCGTAAGACGACGGGCGACAAGAGCGAGAAACCGGGCGTCTTCGCCCGCTTGGGCGAACGCCTCGCCGCCACCCGGCGGGCCTTGAGTGGGAACGTCAGCAGTCTCCTTGGACGCAAGCGTACCCTGGATGCAGCGCTGCTCGAGGACCTCGAGACCGCGCTCATCACCGCCGACCTCGGCGTAGACACCGCCAGCGCCGTGATGGCCGACATCACAAGACGCGTGTCGCGCAAGGAGCTCGGCGATACCGAGGCCGTCTATGCGGCCTTACGCACCATCCTCTACGAGATCGTAGCGCCCTGCGAACAACCCTGGCCGATCACGCACCAGCCCGAGATCGTGCTCATGATCGGCGTAAACGGCGCCGGCAAGACCACGACCATCGGGAAACTCGCCGTCCGGCTGCGCGCCGAAGGCCGATCGGTCCTGCTCGCCGCCGGGGACACGTTTCGCGCGGCGGCCATCGAGCAGCTCGGCGAATGGGCGCGCCGGGCCGAGGTCGCCATGATCAGTCAGCCGCGAGGGGCCGATGCCGCCGCCGTCGCCCATGATGCCTTGCAGGCGGCGCGGGCACGAGCGGTGGACGTCCTTTTGATCGATAGCGCCGGTCGTCTGCATACCCAGACTGGACTGATGGACGAGCTCGCCAAGATCAAGCGCACGCTCGCCCGTCTCGATGCGCGCGCCCCGCACCAGGTCCTTCTGATACTGGATGGCGGCATCGGCCAGAACGCGCTGGCCCAGGTCGAGCAATTCCATAAGGCCGTGGGCGTGACCGGCCTGTGCATCACCAAGCTCGACGGGACCGCCAAGGGCGGCGTCGTGTTTGCGCTCGCCAAGCGTTTCGCGCTGCCGATCTACTTCGTGGGCGTCGGCGAATCGGCCGATGACCTGCGCCCCTTCGATGCCCGCTCCTTCGTGGATGCGGTATTGCCGGCCGAACTCGTCGATGATCGAGCTTAA
- a CDS encoding dynamin family protein has protein sequence MNQTAIEQRFEAYGLWRRDLAQALVELRTWLVEHGLSQPHSDLHLERMHNVLRDDKLYLAFVAEFSRGKSELINALFFGEQGRRILPSSAGRTTMCPTELFYEAERPACIRLLPIETRRNGATIAEFKGFPDEWQTIALDVNNPQDTAEALRHIAEVKRVPAEEARALGLTVTSDITKTGATVNAEGEVEIPRWRYALINFPHPLLSEGLVILDTPGLNALGAEPELTLNTLPNAHAILFVLAADTGVTQSEISVWRDHVAGSHKGRLVVLNKVDGLWDDLRHRRDVEHEIARQVSETARYLGVTERRVYPVSAQKALAGKIRSDRDLEERSGIGALERALADELLPSKGGLVAQTVAHEFGEVEASVERIIAQRLQGVREHFGELSALNGKNMDVIEHMMGKVRADKTEFDRSMQRFHATRTIFAQQSAALYAKISLRQLDALILETKKTMETCLTTAGLKTAMQAFFEYARTRMDEVVKDSQEIKALMDGVYQKFQEEHGLANIKPATFSVMRYTREIKRLQEKHEQFMGGLSLIMTEQKAVVRGFFESAVSKVRAIYVSANRDADDWLRDMMAPMESQVREHQAQLRRRLESIKRIHQASDTLEARMAELKQVLEEISEQHRTVHAAFRRIRSQLGAAP, from the coding sequence ATGAATCAAACAGCGATCGAGCAGCGCTTCGAGGCCTATGGGCTATGGCGCCGCGACCTCGCGCAGGCGTTAGTCGAACTGCGGACATGGCTTGTGGAGCATGGCTTGAGCCAGCCGCACAGCGACCTCCACCTGGAGCGCATGCACAACGTCCTGCGCGACGACAAGCTCTATCTCGCCTTCGTCGCCGAATTTTCACGTGGCAAGTCCGAACTCATCAACGCCCTGTTCTTCGGTGAACAGGGCCGGCGCATCCTACCCTCGAGCGCCGGGCGCACGACCATGTGCCCGACCGAACTCTTTTACGAGGCCGAGCGTCCGGCCTGCATCCGCCTGTTACCGATCGAGACCCGCCGTAACGGCGCTACGATTGCAGAGTTCAAGGGATTTCCCGACGAGTGGCAGACGATCGCCCTGGATGTCAACAACCCACAGGATACGGCCGAGGCCCTGCGTCACATCGCCGAGGTCAAGCGGGTGCCCGCGGAAGAGGCCCGCGCCCTGGGGCTCACCGTCACCAGCGACATCACCAAAACCGGCGCCACGGTCAATGCCGAAGGGGAGGTCGAGATCCCGCGCTGGCGCTATGCGCTCATCAATTTTCCCCACCCGCTTTTGTCCGAAGGGCTTGTGATCCTGGATACCCCGGGACTGAACGCCCTGGGAGCGGAGCCGGAACTGACCCTGAACACCCTGCCCAACGCGCACGCCATCCTGTTCGTGCTGGCCGCCGATACCGGCGTGACGCAGTCGGAGATCTCGGTGTGGCGCGACCACGTGGCCGGCAGTCACAAGGGGCGTCTCGTGGTCCTGAACAAGGTCGACGGGCTGTGGGACGATCTGCGTCACCGCCGCGACGTGGAGCACGAGATCGCCCGCCAGGTCAGCGAGACCGCGCGCTATCTGGGCGTCACCGAACGGCGCGTCTATCCGGTGTCGGCGCAAAAGGCGCTGGCTGGCAAGATCCGCAGTGACCGTGACCTTGAGGAACGCAGCGGCATCGGCGCCCTCGAACGGGCCCTGGCCGACGAGCTCCTGCCCAGCAAGGGCGGCCTTGTCGCCCAGACCGTCGCCCATGAGTTCGGCGAGGTCGAGGCCTCGGTGGAGCGCATCATCGCCCAGAGACTGCAGGGCGTGCGCGAACACTTTGGTGAACTGAGTGCCCTGAACGGCAAGAACATGGACGTGATCGAGCACATGATGGGCAAGGTACGCGCCGATAAGACCGAATTCGATCGCAGCATGCAGCGCTTCCATGCCACGCGCACGATCTTCGCCCAGCAAAGCGCGGCGTTGTACGCCAAGATCAGCCTGCGCCAGCTCGATGCGCTCATCCTGGAGACCAAGAAAACCATGGAGACCTGCCTTACGACTGCGGGTCTCAAGACCGCCATGCAGGCGTTTTTCGAGTACGCGCGCACGCGCATGGACGAAGTGGTCAAGGACAGCCAGGAGATCAAGGCCTTGATGGATGGCGTGTATCAGAAGTTCCAGGAGGAGCATGGGCTTGCCAACATCAAGCCCGCGACCTTCTCGGTCATGCGTTACACGCGCGAGATCAAGCGCCTTCAGGAAAAACACGAGCAGTTCATGGGCGGCCTGTCGCTCATCATGACTGAACAAAAGGCGGTCGTGCGCGGGTTCTTCGAGTCGGCCGTCAGCAAGGTGCGCGCGATCTATGTCAGCGCCAACCGCGACGCCGACGACTGGTTGCGCGACATGATGGCGCCCATGGAGTCCCAGGTGCGCGAGCACCAGGCCCAGCTGCGGCGCCGGCTGGAGAGCATCAAGCGTATCCACCAGGCCAGCGACACCCTCGAGGCGCGCATGGCCGAGCTAAAGCAGGTCCTGGAGGAGATCAGCGAACAGCACCGGACGGTGCACGCCGCGTTCCGTCGCATTCGCAGCCAGCTGGGCGCGGCCCCCTAG